The Acropora muricata isolate sample 2 chromosome 5, ASM3666990v1, whole genome shotgun sequence genome includes a window with the following:
- the LOC136916996 gene encoding uncharacterized protein isoform X2, whose product MHLTSTILYIVVGFSIFIGFTGQQALIQRSEDQHHGYFEVFLNHSLNVSPILSTINVSRYIQCAFSCLQNVLCFSFNVATVQDINSKQYACQLLPTDKCRNPDDFVLSQEFHHYATPSPCESSPRQKGTRSPLNHKDGHCANGGFGGSCHPKVYKNCSEAPRKTGIYHILDKQSQTFPVFCDQVTEGGGWTMVFKVVNGIAQPLVGPLWDSSQTLAENVTTALTMNTTVNYLGHYKNRIVNNWEAFDPQKVRVVLYKNGSEVLAMSFNAVGTNRRNWFSQAKLLSSPWTDLKTARHLQHFDITGSHTRYFEITHTYGGCPNDVGWLVVGNGECPWETHGSSSSSSIRFSKLGTGINWNLFNDVGVADVLTVFIR is encoded by the exons ATTCAACGGAGTGAAGATCAGCATCATGGATACTTCGAAGTCTTTCTGAACCATTCGTTAAATGTGTCACCTATTTTGTCCACCATCAACGTGTCCCGGTACATCCAGTGTGCCTTTTCCTGTCTTCAAAATGTGTTGTGTTTCTCATTCAACGTCGCCACTGTACAAGATATCAACTCTAAGCAATATGCTTGCCAACTTCTTCCAACTGACAAGTGTAGGAATCCCGATGATTTTGTTTTGAGTCAGGAATTCCACCACTACGCTACTCCG AGTCCttgtgagagttcaccacgccAAAAAGGAACACGTAGCCCCCTTAATCATAAAGATGGACATTGTGCCAATGGAGGCTTTGGAGGAAGCTGTCACCCAAAAG TTTACAAAAATTGTTCAGAAGCTCCTcgaaaaacaggaatatatCACATTTTGGACAAACAATCGCAGACATTTCCGGTTTTCTGCGACCAGGTTACGGAAGGAGGAG GTTGGACTATGGTTTTCAAAGTCGTCAATGGCATAGCCCAGCCTCTTGTGGGTCCTCTATGGGATTCGAGTCAAACATTGGCAGAAAACGTCACAACTGCACTAACTATGAACACTACAGTTAATTATCTTGGACACTACAAAAACCGCATCGTCAACAACTGGGAGGCGTTTGATCCTCAAAAG gttcgagttgttctgtacaaaaatgGAAGTGAAGTTCTCGCTATGTCATTTAACGCAGTGGGCACTAATAGGCGGAACTGGTTCTctcaggcaaagcttctttcttCGCCATGGACTGATCTCAAAACTGCCCGTCATTTGCAGCACTTTGATATAACTGGCTCTCATACGCGATACTTTGAGATCACTCATACTTATGGTGGCTGCCCTAATGATGTGGGTTGGCTGGTAGTCGGAAACGGTGAATGTCCCTGGGAAACACACGGCAGCAGCAGTTCGTCGAGCATCCGTTTCAGCAAGCTTGGAACTGGAATCAACTGGAACCTTTTTA ATGATGTTGGGGTGGCTGACGTGCTTACAGTGTTCATCCGTTGA
- the LOC136916996 gene encoding uncharacterized protein isoform X3: MHLTSTILYICVGFSIFIGFTCQQALIQRSEDQHHGYFEVFLNHSLNVSPILSTINVSRYIQCAFSCLQNVLCFSFNVATVQDINSKQYACQLLPTDKCRNPDDFVLSQEFHHYATPSPCESSPRQKGTRSPLNHKDGHCANGGFGGSCHPKVYKNCSEAPRKTGIYHILDKQSQTFPVFCDQVTEGGGWTMVFKVVNGIAQPLVGPLWDSSQTLAENVTTALTMNTTVNYLGHYKNRIVNNWEAFDPQKVRVVLYKNGSEVLAMSFNAVGTNRRNWFSQAKLLSSPWTDLKTARHLQHFDITGSHTRYFEITHTYGGCPNDVGWLVVGNGECPWETHGSSSSSSIRFSKLGTGINWNLFNDVGVADVLTVFIR, from the exons ATGCATCTGACAAGCACAATTCTGTACATTTGTGTGggattttccattttcattggGTTCACCTGTCAGCAAGCATTA ATTCAACGGAGTGAAGATCAGCATCATGGATACTTCGAAGTCTTTCTGAACCATTCGTTAAATGTGTCACCTATTTTGTCCACCATCAACGTGTCCCGGTACATCCAGTGTGCCTTTTCCTGTCTTCAAAATGTGTTGTGTTTCTCATTCAACGTCGCCACTGTACAAGATATCAACTCTAAGCAATATGCTTGCCAACTTCTTCCAACTGACAAGTGTAGGAATCCCGATGATTTTGTTTTGAGTCAGGAATTCCACCACTACGCTACTCCG AGTCCttgtgagagttcaccacgccAAAAAGGAACACGTAGCCCCCTTAATCATAAAGATGGACATTGTGCCAATGGAGGCTTTGGAGGAAGCTGTCACCCAAAAG TTTACAAAAATTGTTCAGAAGCTCCTcgaaaaacaggaatatatCACATTTTGGACAAACAATCGCAGACATTTCCGGTTTTCTGCGACCAGGTTACGGAAGGAGGAG GTTGGACTATGGTTTTCAAAGTCGTCAATGGCATAGCCCAGCCTCTTGTGGGTCCTCTATGGGATTCGAGTCAAACATTGGCAGAAAACGTCACAACTGCACTAACTATGAACACTACAGTTAATTATCTTGGACACTACAAAAACCGCATCGTCAACAACTGGGAGGCGTTTGATCCTCAAAAG gttcgagttgttctgtacaaaaatgGAAGTGAAGTTCTCGCTATGTCATTTAACGCAGTGGGCACTAATAGGCGGAACTGGTTCTctcaggcaaagcttctttcttCGCCATGGACTGATCTCAAAACTGCCCGTCATTTGCAGCACTTTGATATAACTGGCTCTCATACGCGATACTTTGAGATCACTCATACTTATGGTGGCTGCCCTAATGATGTGGGTTGGCTGGTAGTCGGAAACGGTGAATGTCCCTGGGAAACACACGGCAGCAGCAGTTCGTCGAGCATCCGTTTCAGCAAGCTTGGAACTGGAATCAACTGGAACCTTTTTA ATGATGTTGGGGTGGCTGACGTGCTTACAGTGTTCATCCGTTGA
- the LOC136917275 gene encoding uncharacterized protein, whose protein sequence is MGDISKTYHRTRVLILEEDQHVHRFLWRNLETDGELDVYVKTVLTFGEKPAPAMAQIAVRKTAEEKMKDYQEMAELLTKNSYVDDICGSIDTVAQALKLTGDLDKVESEGFAVKGWTLKKVLINIENFSSV, encoded by the coding sequence ATGGGCGACATATCCAAAACGTATCACCGGACGCGAGTACTCATCCTGGAAGAAGATCAACATGTTCATCGGTTCCTGTGGAGAAATTTGGAAACGGACGGAGAACTCGATGTGTACGTAAAAACAGTCCTGACGTTTGGTGAGAAGCCAGCACCTGCTATGGCCCAAATTGCAGTAAGAAAAACAGCGGAAGAAAAAATGAAGGACTACCAGGAAATGGCCGAGTTGCTCACGAAGAATTCCTACGTGGATGACATTTGTGGTTCTATAGACACTGTAGCGCAGGCTCTGAAGTTGACAGGAGATCTAGACAAAGTGGAGAGTGAAGGGTTTGCCGTAAAGGGCTGGACCCTAAAGAAAGTTCTGATAAACATAGAAAATTTTTCAAGCGTATAG
- the LOC136916996 gene encoding uncharacterized protein isoform X1, translating to MHLTSTILYICVGFSIFIGFTGQQALIQRSEDQHHGYFEVFLNHSLNVSPILSTINVSRYIQCAFSCLQNVLCFSFNVATVQDINSKQYACQLLPTDKCRNPDDFVLSQEFHHYATPSPCESSPRQKGTRSPLNHKDGHCANGGFGGSCHPKVYKNCSEAPRKTGIYHILDKQSQTFPVFCDQVTEGGGWTMVFKVVNGIAQPLVGPLWDSSQTLAENVTTALTMNTTVNYLGHYKNRIVNNWEAFDPQKVRVVLYKNGSEVLAMSFNAVGTNRRNWFSQAKLLSSPWTDLKTARHLQHFDITGSHTRYFEITHTYGGCPNDVGWLVVGNGECPWETHGSSSSSSIRFSKLGTGINWNLFNDVGVADVLTVFIR from the exons ATTCAACGGAGTGAAGATCAGCATCATGGATACTTCGAAGTCTTTCTGAACCATTCGTTAAATGTGTCACCTATTTTGTCCACCATCAACGTGTCCCGGTACATCCAGTGTGCCTTTTCCTGTCTTCAAAATGTGTTGTGTTTCTCATTCAACGTCGCCACTGTACAAGATATCAACTCTAAGCAATATGCTTGCCAACTTCTTCCAACTGACAAGTGTAGGAATCCCGATGATTTTGTTTTGAGTCAGGAATTCCACCACTACGCTACTCCG AGTCCttgtgagagttcaccacgccAAAAAGGAACACGTAGCCCCCTTAATCATAAAGATGGACATTGTGCCAATGGAGGCTTTGGAGGAAGCTGTCACCCAAAAG TTTACAAAAATTGTTCAGAAGCTCCTcgaaaaacaggaatatatCACATTTTGGACAAACAATCGCAGACATTTCCGGTTTTCTGCGACCAGGTTACGGAAGGAGGAG GTTGGACTATGGTTTTCAAAGTCGTCAATGGCATAGCCCAGCCTCTTGTGGGTCCTCTATGGGATTCGAGTCAAACATTGGCAGAAAACGTCACAACTGCACTAACTATGAACACTACAGTTAATTATCTTGGACACTACAAAAACCGCATCGTCAACAACTGGGAGGCGTTTGATCCTCAAAAG gttcgagttgttctgtacaaaaatgGAAGTGAAGTTCTCGCTATGTCATTTAACGCAGTGGGCACTAATAGGCGGAACTGGTTCTctcaggcaaagcttctttcttCGCCATGGACTGATCTCAAAACTGCCCGTCATTTGCAGCACTTTGATATAACTGGCTCTCATACGCGATACTTTGAGATCACTCATACTTATGGTGGCTGCCCTAATGATGTGGGTTGGCTGGTAGTCGGAAACGGTGAATGTCCCTGGGAAACACACGGCAGCAGCAGTTCGTCGAGCATCCGTTTCAGCAAGCTTGGAACTGGAATCAACTGGAACCTTTTTA ATGATGTTGGGGTGGCTGACGTGCTTACAGTGTTCATCCGTTGA